The stretch of DNA ATATCCAATGAAGAATCAAGCGGATCCGGCGAGGGGAAGCTCACGATCGGTACAGAAGCGACATTCGCTCCTTTTGAATCGATGGAAGGAGATAAAATCGTCGGATTTGATGCCGATTTGCTGGATGCAATCATGAAAGAAGCAGGGCTGGATTATGAATATAAAAACACAGGCTGGGATCCGATGCTTGTTGGAGTGGAGGATGAAACGCTGCAGGCAGGGATGGCTGGTATAACAATAACGGATGAAAGAAAAGAAACGTATGATTTCTCTGTGCCTTATTTCGAAGCAACACAAGTCATCGCGGTACCGGAGGGAACGGATATCCAGTCTGCTGAAGATATCAAAGGAATGAAAATCGGCGTACAGAATGGTACGACTGGTGATGAGGCAGCACAGAAACTGGTTGGGGATAACAGCAGTGATCTGTCAAAATACGATTCATCTGCAGCAACAATGATGGCATTGCAGAACGGTGATGTGGAAGCTGTGGTGACGGATATTGCCGTAGCACAGCATTATGCGAAAAACAATCCTGATGCCAATCTTAAACTGATTGAAGATGAAGATAATTTCGAGAAGGAATATTACGGTATGCTGCTTCCGAAAGACAGCGAGCATAAGGAAAAGATAGACGAAGCTATACAAACGATCATGGAAGACGGAACGTATGAGGAAATCTATCAAGAATGGTTTG from Terribacillus sp. FSL K6-0262 encodes:
- a CDS encoding basic amino acid ABC transporter substrate-binding protein — encoded protein: MKSVKKLMAAAGLICVLFLSACISNEESSGSGEGKLTIGTEATFAPFESMEGDKIVGFDADLLDAIMKEAGLDYEYKNTGWDPMLVGVEDETLQAGMAGITITDERKETYDFSVPYFEATQVIAVPEGTDIQSAEDIKGMKIGVQNGTTGDEAAQKLVGDNSSDLSKYDSSAATMMALQNGDVEAVVTDIAVAQHYAKNNPDANLKLIEDEDNFEKEYYGMLLPKDSEHKEKIDEAIQTIMEDGTYEEIYQEWFEGTPDIEALESAQP